A genome region from Thalassococcus arenae includes the following:
- a CDS encoding cell division ATP-binding protein FtsE encodes MIEFDNVAYSYGGGELLTDMTMALAPGSFHFLTGPSGAGKTTILKLCYAALQPTAGQVRVFGQDARAMTRTDIAMARRRIGVVHQDCQFLDHLPVDENVALPLTVSGQAAADHAENLLELLSWVGLTDRARALPPELSGGERQRAALARAVILSPDVILADEPTGNVDWEMSQRLLKLLVELNRMGKTIMIATHDLGLIRAAKAQVQARVLRISNRRLQAAGADL; translated from the coding sequence GTGATCGAGTTCGACAACGTTGCCTACAGCTACGGTGGCGGCGAATTGCTGACCGACATGACGATGGCGCTGGCGCCGGGGTCGTTCCATTTCCTGACCGGTCCGTCGGGCGCGGGCAAGACCACGATCCTCAAGCTGTGCTATGCGGCGCTGCAACCCACGGCGGGGCAGGTGCGGGTGTTCGGACAGGACGCGCGGGCGATGACGCGCACGGATATCGCGATGGCACGGCGGCGGATCGGCGTGGTGCACCAGGATTGCCAGTTCCTCGACCACCTGCCGGTGGACGAAAACGTCGCGCTGCCCCTGACGGTGTCCGGCCAGGCCGCGGCGGACCATGCCGAAAACCTGCTGGAATTGCTCAGCTGGGTCGGGTTGACCGATCGCGCCCGTGCCTTGCCGCCCGAACTGTCCGGCGGCGAACGCCAGCGCGCCGCCCTGGCCCGCGCGGTGATCCTCAGCCCCGACGTGATCCTGGCGGACGAACCCACCGGCAACGTCGACTGGGAGATGTCGCAGCGGCTGCTGAAACTGCTGGTGGAGCTGAACAGAATGGGCAAGACGATCATGATCGCCACGCATGACCTGGGCCTGATCCGCGCGGCCAAGGCGCAGGTGCAGGCCCGGGTTCTGCGGATCTCGAACCGGCGGCTTCAGGCGGCGGG